The Chanos chanos chromosome 16, fChaCha1.1, whole genome shotgun sequence genome has a window encoding:
- the atf4b gene encoding activating transcription factor 4b, whose product MALMTSLFGLVDMEPLGLASTLLMADPLGGELFQNEEGLPQEGVKLPLSTLSSPLSSLSPPSSPLSTGRGERLDDDAQSFPWLPDDLCPAGSSTDGIEDDAFAGMDWMTERIDLSEFDLDSIIGSEDPDSSPEELIASLESHMRSVSPNNAILMSDHSPTFPQVSVSSQNAGPVSPQNSTSLSNFPNDTGPVSPQNSTSLSNSLQSPPSHSEALVVSPGWGSFSEPVPTYVLSTPSPLVPEPQTELEIKSEPASPVPSPSLLPPDSPTQTLSLGSEVDVSESDKPVSGDVQLPRVVLTLSPTRILVLLPPKQECVPKQPAVNTQTAAGQSAGPVDSSCSEPRRSQSQSKTNATAGSRRAAASPSLSGRVKCVGGGVKVVVEKKLKKMEQNKTAATRYRQKKRAERESLLDECSVLEQRNRELTEKADSIAKEIQYLQELMAEVQRARGRRDQNSV is encoded by the exons ATGGCTTTGATGACCTCACTGTTTGGCCTGGTCGACATGGAACCCCTGGGCTTGGCATCCACATTGCTGATGGCTGATCCACTAGGGGGCGAGCTCTTCCAAAATGAAGAGGGTCTCCCTCAAGAgggcgtcaaattgcccctttcaactctctcctctccactgtcctccctctctcccccctcctctcctctctccactgGGCGGGGCGAGAGGTTGGATGATGATGCCCAGTCCTTCCCCTGGCTGCCCGATGACCTTTGCCCAGCTGGTTCCAGCACAGATGGCATTGAAG ACGATGCCTTTGCTGGTATGGACTGGATGACAGAACGCATTGATCTGAGTGAGTTTGATTTGGATTCAATTATCGGGTCCGAAGATCCGGACAGTTCTCCAGAGGAACTCATCGCTTCGCTGGAGTCACACATGCGCTCAGTTTCCCCCAACAACGCCATCCTAATGTCAGATCACAGTCCAACTTTTCCTCAGGTCTCAGTCTCCTCCCAGAACGCTGGCCCAGTTTCACCACAGAACTCCACCAGTCTCTCTAATTTCCCCAATGACACTGGGCCAGTTTCACCACAGAACTCCACCAGTCTCTCCAATTCCCTCCAGTCTCCGCCGTCTCACTCAGAGGCTCTGGTGGTCTCCCCAGGCTGGGGAAGTTTTTCTGAACCTGTACCTACGTACGTCCTTTCCACCCCTTCCCCTCTGGTCCCTGAACCCCAGACTGAACTGGAGATCAAATCGGAGCCGGCGTCGCCCGTGCCCTCCCCCTCCCTGCTCCCCCCTGACTCCCCCACACAGACGCTCTCACTGGGCAGTGAGGTGGATGTGAGTGAAAGTGATAAACCAGTGTCTGGGGATGTGCAGTTGCCCAGAGTGGTCCTGACCCTCTCTCCCACCCGAATCCTGGTCCTCCTGCCCCCTAAGCAGGAGTGTGTTCCTAAACAGCCTGCGGTGAACACTCAGACGGCAGCGGGCCAGTCTGCCGGCCCGGTGGACTCCAGCTGCTCAGAACCCAGGCGGTCCCAATCCCAGTCAAAGACGAACGCCACGGCGGGCTCCAGACGGGCGGCGGCGTCTCCGTCGTTGTCTGGGCGGGTGAAATGTGTGGGCGGAGGTGTGAAGGTGGTGGTGGAGAAGAAGCTGAAGAAGATGGAGCAGAATAAGACGGCGGCCACGCGCTACAGGCAGAAGAAACGGGCGGAGCGTGAGTCGCTGCTGGACGAGTGCTCTGTGCTGGAGCAGCGGAACCGGGAGCTGACGGAGAAAGCAGACTCTATCGCTAAGGAGATCCAGTACCTCCAAGAGCTTATGGCGGAGGTCCAGCGGGCCCGGGGCAGGAGAGACCAGAACTcggtgtga